In one Hypanus sabinus isolate sHypSab1 chromosome 11, sHypSab1.hap1, whole genome shotgun sequence genomic region, the following are encoded:
- the dnase2b gene encoding deoxyribonuclease-2-beta: MGAEVVCSLIFLITAHAVPSVAEISCRNELGQAVDWFAMYKLPRVMEHQSAGLGLRYMYLDPWTADWQQGKYLVNTTESAVGRTLQQLYANNQSKVNDHAYFIYNDAPPSMPYDMFHGHTKGVLMFDKIQGFWLTHSVPHFPPNVTDGYAWPSSGRRNGQTLLCVTIKYDQVTKIGDQFLYSNPHVYSWTLPHRFLPELSKLQIVSKGGSTAKSPWKRHTKLTSLGGVQFQSFAKYKLFGDDIYTAWAAQLLDTDLLAETWNIGKYQLPSNCSLHRYVYNVVKVQLPGPASFPSTHDHSKWCVSLQPSDGWACVGDLNRAEGQMWRSGGLLCTQNPLLYKAFRQSVSLYRNCS; encoded by the exons ATGGGGGCAGAAGTTGTTTGTTCTCTGATCTTTCTGATAACAGCTCACGCTGTTCCCAGTGTGGCTGAGATCTCCTGCAGAAATGAGTTGGGCCAAGCAGTGGATTG GTTTGCCATGTACAAGCTGCCCAGGGTCATGGAACATCAATCTGCTGGGCTGGGACTGAGATATATGTACCTGGATCCATGGACTGCAGACTGGCAGCAAGGTAAATACCTTGTCAACACAACGGAGAGTGCGGTGGGGAGAACCTTGCAGCAGCTCTATGCCAACAATCAGTCAAAG GTCAACGACCATGCTTATTTTATCTACAATGATGCTCCGCCATCGATGCCTTACGACATGTTCCATGGACACACAAAAG GGGTCCTGATGTTTGACAAAATCCAGGGATTCTGGCTGACGCACAGTGTGCCACACTTCCCTCCCAATGTCACAGATGGGTACGCTTGGCCGTCGTCTGGACGGCGAAACGGACAGACTCTTCTGTGTGTTACAATCAAGTACGATCAGGTGACAAAAATCG GAGACCAGTTTTTATACTCGAACCCTCATGTCTACAGTTGGACTCTTCCTCACCGCTTCCTGCCCGAGCTGTCCAAACTGCAGATTGTGTCGAAAGGTGGCAGCACAGCCAAGTCTCCGTGGAAACGGCACACCAAACTCACATCCCTGGGGGGAGTCCAGTTCCAGAGCTTTGCAAAGTACAAGCTCTTCGGGGACG ATATATACACGGCATGGGCGGCTCAGTTACTGGATACGGATTTATTGGCTGAAACCTGGAACATTGGGAAGTATCAGCTGCCATCCAActgttccctccacagatacgtcTACAATGTCGTGAAGGTCCAATTGCCGGGGCCCGCTTCCTTCCCTTCGACCCATGACCATTCCAAGTGGTGTGTGTCCCTGCAACCCTCCGATGGGTGGGCTTGTGTCGGAGATCTCAATCGCGCTGAGGGCCAGATGTGGAGGAGTGGCGGGCTTCTCTGCACGCAGAATCCCTTGCTGTACAAAGCCTTCAGACAATCTGTGTCCCTGTACAGGAATTGCTCGTGA